The genomic segment ACCGTGCCCGAGAGCGTCAGCAGCCGCTCGAAATCGTTGATGATCCCGTAGCGCTCGCGCCACGTCTCCTCCGGCACGAGGCCCTTCACCCGCACCACAAGCACGTCCTCGTAATGGCTGCGGTTGAACACGCCGATCAGGCCGCGGCCGGGCGTGCGCAGGTGGTAGCGCCAGAGGAAATCCTGATCGAGTTCCTCAGTGCTCGGCACCTTGAACGACCAGACCCGGCAGCCCTGCGGGTTCACCCCCTCCAGCACGTTGCGAATGGTGCCGTCCTTGCCGCCGGTGTCGATCGCCTGGAACACCACGAGCAGGGAGCGACGGTGCTCGGCGTAGAGCTTCTCCTGCAGCGCCCGGATGCGCACGCGCTGCGCGTCGAGTTCGGCCTTGGCCGCCGCCTTCTCGAGACCGCCGGTGGCGTCGGGATCGATCGCGGCGAGGTTGACGCTCTGGCCGGGTTCGACCGTGACGATGCCGGGCGCGGCCGGCGGCAGGACCGGGTGGAGATGGGGGGACAGGCTCGGCGCGGTGCCCGTGCCCGCGATCGCCGCGCGGGCCCAGCCGGCGAAGGAAGGCGGATGGTCGGGCCACGCGACCTGCGGTTGTGCTTCCGTCGTTTTGTCGCTCTCGAGGCTTTTTTCACTCCCGGCGCTCTTGCCGTCCTTGCCGTTCTTGCGCGCCATGCCGAAGATTACCTGCTCACGAGCCGATTGCGAGGCCGCCGTCGCGGACCCGCAAGGAAGGGATAAGCTTGGAGCCCCAACAGATGCGCCGCCTTCGCCGTTCCCGATCCGGCGCGTCGGGGTCTTCAAGGGCAAGGTCTTCCAGGGGAGGCGCCGGTCGCGTCGGAGCCGCCGCATGAGCGGGGTTCCGACGATCTGGTTCGTGCGCCATGGCCAGACCGACTGGAATGCGGAGGGGCGCCTTCAGGGCCACCGCGATACCGATCTCAACGCCAACGGGCTCGCCCACGCGGCGGAGGCGGCCGCGCGCCTGCGCCGGATCGCCGGAGCGGAACTGCCCACCGCCGACTACGTCGCGAGCCCGCTCACCCGCACCCGTCGGACGATGGAGATCCTGCGCACCGGCATCGGCCTGCCCGCGGGGGGCTACCGGGCCGATATGCGGCTGCGGGAGATCGGCTTCGGCGCCTGGGAGGGCCGGACCTGGGCCGAGATCCGGCGGCGCGATCCCGCAGGCGCCGCCGCGCGCGACCGCGATCGCTGGGGCTACCAGCCGCGCGGGGAAGGGGCGGAGAGCTACGCGATGGTCGAGGCGCGGGTGGAGGAAGTGGTGGCGGAGCTACGCCGCCCGACCGTGATGGTCGCCCATGGCGGCGTCGCCCGGGCGCTGCTGGTCGTCGCCGGCCATCTCGACATCTACGCCGCCCCGCGGCTCGGCATCCGCCAGGGCAGCATTCTCGTCATCGAACCCGGCGGCTGGCGCTGGGCTTGACGGGATTCTTTTGGGGGAAGCGCTCGAAGGACCGTGCGGGCCCATCGAGCGCTTCCCTTGAAGGGGTCGTCCGAGCCCGGTCAGGCCCGCGCGGCGCGGCCGCGGGCGAGCAGGCGCACGGCGGTGACGGGGAGGAGGAGCGTCTTCACCGTGGCCGTGACGGCCAGAACGGCGAGGACCGGCAGGATCGCGAGACAGATTCCGCTCACGCGCATCGGACACTCCTTGGGGCTGCTGAAACGGCGGCTTGCGACCGCTTGGTTGATGACAATCCGCCACTCAATCGCGGCAAGACCAAGGTGAACGGAGCAAACTCACGCATTTCTACGCTCCACCGGCCTGTCCTGCCGGACAGCATAGCCGGATCGGGCGCTCGTGCCTTGCTCTGCATCAACGGTTTCGGAACGCGCGGACGGCGGTTCCGAGGGCGGCAGCCGCCGGGCGCGGGGATGGGCGTCCTCGAAGGCGCTCATCAGGCGGGCGGCATCGACCTTGGTGTAGATCTGCGTGGTCGAGAGCGAGGCGTGGCCGAGCAATTCCTGGATCGCCCGCAGCTCGCCCCGGCGGGCGAGCAGATGGGTTGCGAAGGAGTGTCGCAGGGCGTGCGGGGTCGCGCTCTCGGGCAGGCCGAGCGCGCCGCGGAGCGCGGAAACCGCGTACTGGACCACTCGCGGCGAGAGCGGCCCGCCCTTCACGCCGACGAAGAGCGGTCCCTCCGGATCGAGGGGGTGCGGGCACAGCGACAGGTAGGCGGCCACCGCCTCGGCCACCGCCGGCAGCACCGGCACGGCGCGGACCTTCCCACCCTTGCCCGTCACCCGCACCTCGTCGATGCCCGGCATCGGCGCGTCGCGGGCGGTGAGCCCCAGCGCCTCCGAGATGCGCAGGCCCGAGCCGTAGAGGAGGGCGATCACCGCCGCGTCGCGGGCGAGCACCCACGGGGCGCGGTCGTCGTCGGGACGGGTCTCGGGCGCGGTCATCGCCAGCGCGGCGGAGATGGGAAGCGGGCGCGGCAGGCGGCGCTCGACCTTGGGCGAGCGCACCGCGCCGAGCGCCGCGACGCTGCCGTGCCCCTCCCGTTCGAGGAAGCGGGCGAAGGAGCGCAGACCCGCCAGCATCCGCATCAGGGAGCGCCCGCCGATCCCCTCGGCCCGGCGCGCGGCCATGAAGGCGCGCAGGTCGCGGGGTTTCAGGGCGATCAGCCCGGCGATGGTGGGCGTGCCGGAGCGGGCGGCGCGATGGATTAGAAACTGGCGCAGGTCGCGCTCATAAGCCTCGACCGTGTTGGCGGCCATGCGCCGCTCCCGCGCCAGCGCCTCGCGCCAGCCCCGCATCGCCGCGCGCAGGGCGGCGTCGCCCGGCGGCAGCAGGGCTTCGGGATCGACGGCGGTGAGGGACGCGGTGCGCATCATTGCCGGCAGCAAGCACCCGGTAAGGTTGACGAAGGGTAAACGGCAAAAACCCTTTCCGCCTGGCCGGACTGCGCCAGATGGGCGCTCATCCACACAACATCCGTACCGGGGAGAGAGGGCCGATGGCCAAGCCCGTCCACACCATGATCCGCGTCCGCGACGAGGCGCGCTCGCGCGACTATTATGCCCGCGCCTTCGGCCTGGAGCCGGCCGACCGGTTCGATTTTCCGGATTTCACGCTGCTCTACCTGCGCGACCCGTCCTCGCCGTTCGAACTCGAACTGACGGTCAACAAGGACCGCGCCGAGCCCTACAATCTCGGCGACGGCTACGGTCACCTCGCCTTCGTGGTGGAGGATGCCGAGGCCGAGCATGCCCGCTTCGAACGCGAGGGGCTTCCGGCCACGCCGGTCAAAACCCTCAAGCACGGCGACACCGCGCTCGCGACCTTCTTCTTCGCCACCGACCCGGATGGCTACAAGATCGAGGTGATCCAGAAGGGCGGCCGCTTCGCCTGATCTTTGGGGAGTCTACGGCGCCTTCTCCAGGCGTTCGAGCCCGGCCAGCGCCTTCTCGCACGCACTTGCAGAGGGTGCCGGCAGGCTCGTCTCCAGGCGCATCGCGTCGTCGAGCGCCAGGGCGTAGCGCTCCTCCGTGAGCGCCCGGCCGACCGCCGCCATCATGCGCTCGCGGCCAGCTCTCAACACCCGATCGACCCGCTCGCGCCCCGCGCCGCAGGCGAGCGCCCGGCCCAGTACCTTGCCCTGGCGCTCGCCCTCGACCTGGGGGATCACCAGCGGCCGGGCTCCGACGGCCTCCGGCGGCGTCTGCGCATCGGCCGCGCCGAGCGTGAGCACGAGCCCGAACAGGGGGAAGAAGACGGAAGCGGCCCCTGAGCGCATCGAATCGTTCTCCCTCACGGCTCTTCAGAATAGCACCGCATCCCGCCCGA from the Methylorubrum extorquens genome contains:
- a CDS encoding protein of unknown function; putative exported protein (Evidence 5 : Unknown function), yielding MRSGAASVFFPLFGLVLTLGAADAQTPPEAVGARPLVIPQVEGERQGKVLGRALACGAGRERVDRVLRAGRERMMAAVGRALTEERYALALDDAMRLETSLPAPSASACEKALAGLERLEKAP
- a CDS encoding putative phosphoglycerate mutase (Evidence 3 : Putative function from multiple computational evidences; Product type e : enzyme), with amino-acid sequence MSGVPTIWFVRHGQTDWNAEGRLQGHRDTDLNANGLAHAAEAAARLRRIAGAELPTADYVASPLTRTRRTMEILRTGIGLPAGGYRADMRLREIGFGAWEGRTWAEIRRRDPAGAAARDRDRWGYQPRGEGAESYAMVEARVEEVVAELRRPTVMVAHGGVARALLVVAGHLDIYAAPRLGIRQGSILVIEPGGWRWA
- a CDS encoding putative lactoylglutathione lyase (Evidence 3 : Putative function from multiple computational evidences; PubMedId : 10882093, 16926146; Product type e : enzyme), producing MAKPVHTMIRVRDEARSRDYYARAFGLEPADRFDFPDFTLLYLRDPSSPFELELTVNKDRAEPYNLGDGYGHLAFVVEDAEAEHARFEREGLPATPVKTLKHGDTALATFFFATDPDGYKIEVIQKGGRFA
- the xerC gene encoding ptyrosine recombinase xerC, integrase/recombinase Ripx (xerC) (Evidence 2b : Function from indirect experimental evidences (e.g. phenotypes); PubMedId : 10744667, 7715441; Product type e : enzyme), encoding MMRTASLTAVDPEALLPPGDAALRAAMRGWREALARERRMAANTVEAYERDLRQFLIHRAARSGTPTIAGLIALKPRDLRAFMAARRAEGIGGRSLMRMLAGLRSFARFLEREGHGSVAALGAVRSPKVERRLPRPLPISAALAMTAPETRPDDDRAPWVLARDAAVIALLYGSGLRISEALGLTARDAPMPGIDEVRVTGKGGKVRAVPVLPAVAEAVAAYLSLCPHPLDPEGPLFVGVKGGPLSPRVVQYAVSALRGALGLPESATPHALRHSFATHLLARRGELRAIQELLGHASLSTTQIYTKVDAARLMSAFEDAHPRARRLPPSEPPSARSETVDAEQGTSARSGYAVRQDRPVERRNA
- a CDS encoding protein of unknown function; putative exported protein (Evidence 5 : Unknown function), whose protein sequence is MRVSGICLAILPVLAVLAVTATVKTLLLPVTAVRLLARGRAARA
- a CDS encoding conserved protein of unknown function (Evidence 4 : Unknown function but conserved in other organisms), which codes for MARKNGKDGKSAGSEKSLESDKTTEAQPQVAWPDHPPSFAGWARAAIAGTGTAPSLSPHLHPVLPPAAPGIVTVEPGQSVNLAAIDPDATGGLEKAAAKAELDAQRVRIRALQEKLYAEHRRSLLVVFQAIDTGGKDGTIRNVLEGVNPQGCRVWSFKVPSTEELDQDFLWRYHLRTPGRGLIGVFNRSHYEDVLVVRVKGLVPEETWRERYGIINDFERLLTLSGTVILKFFLHISKDEQKERLEARLADPEKHWKFDPADLVERKSWDAYQTAFNDALARCSTPYAPWHVVPANRKWARNVMVARTIADTLEAMDPRFPEPRKGLDGIKVPD